The following coding sequences lie in one Flavobacterium sediminis genomic window:
- a CDS encoding acyloxyacyl hydrolase produces MRKISPLYLLLLTVAFSFSQEKEKNATYIDAQIFRGNIIKHADYVGHLISGHPDGVFVGFNWKTHGKKEWQQIYNYPDYGLSYQYIDFKNKSLGVNHAIGVHYNFYFLKRHLMLRISQGIGMTSNPYDKETNNKNNAFGTKILDNNYFLLQYQKQNLFDKVGIQVGLMLTHFSNGRFKAPNSGINTFALNVGLNYNFDEEKPFIKDSLPPNSSFRERIKYNIAFRTGRSEGPVPRLGQRQFYHIGLYADKRIGRKSALQLGTDIFFSRYLRDYIKFVSIAFPQDHKDYADPDTDYKRIGLFVGHELFINKVSVETQFGYYVYKPFDYEIDIYQRVGLKYYVYKNCFTGVGLKTHGGRAEAIEATIGIRL; encoded by the coding sequence ATGAGAAAAATCAGTCCCCTTTACTTGCTTTTATTAACCGTTGCTTTTTCTTTTTCTCAGGAAAAAGAAAAAAATGCGACATACATTGATGCACAGATTTTCAGGGGAAATATTATAAAACATGCCGATTATGTCGGACATCTCATTTCCGGGCATCCTGACGGAGTCTTTGTCGGGTTCAACTGGAAGACACACGGAAAAAAGGAATGGCAGCAAATTTATAATTATCCTGACTACGGGCTCTCTTATCAGTATATTGATTTTAAGAATAAAAGTTTAGGCGTTAATCATGCCATTGGGGTGCATTATAATTTTTACTTTTTAAAAAGGCATTTAATGTTACGTATTTCCCAAGGCATAGGAATGACCTCAAATCCTTATGATAAGGAGACCAATAATAAGAATAATGCTTTCGGGACAAAAATATTAGACAACAACTATTTTTTACTGCAATATCAGAAACAAAATTTGTTCGATAAAGTCGGAATCCAAGTCGGATTGATGCTTACACACTTTTCTAACGGTCGTTTTAAAGCACCTAATAGCGGAATTAACACCTTTGCTCTTAATGTGGGTCTGAACTATAACTTTGATGAAGAAAAGCCTTTTATAAAAGACAGTTTGCCGCCTAATTCTTCTTTCAGAGAACGAATTAAATACAATATTGCTTTTAGAACCGGACGTTCAGAAGGTCCTGTTCCGCGTTTAGGACAACGCCAGTTTTATCACATCGGGCTATATGCCGATAAGAGAATAGGAAGAAAAAGCGCCTTACAATTAGGAACGGATATATTCTTTTCCAGATATTTAAGAGATTATATTAAGTTTGTTTCCATTGCCTTTCCGCAAGATCATAAAGATTATGCCGATCCGGATACCGATTACAAGCGAATCGGTTTATTTGTAGGACATGAATTGTTTATCAACAAAGTATCGGTTGAAACGCAATTTGGTTATTACGTCTACAAACCCTTTGATTACGAAATAGACATCTACCAAAGGGTCGGATTAAAATATTATGTATACAAAAATTGTTTTACCGGAGTCGGATTAAAAACACACGGAGGAAGAGCAGAAGCAATTGAAGCAACTATCGGAATCCGATTGTGA
- the fcl gene encoding GDP-L-fucose synthase, translating into MLKDSKIFVAGSNGMVGSAIVRNLVKNGFKNIITRSSKELDLRNQQAVLSFFEIEKPEYVFLAAAKVGGIHANNTYPAAFIYDNMMIQNNVIHAAHLTHVTKLLFLGSSCIYPKFAPQPIKEEYLLTGALEPTNEAYAIAKISGLKMCEFYKKQYGCNFISAMPTNLYGINDNFNLQNSHVLPALLRKFIEAKQNNQHEVVVWGSGTPMREFLFVDDLAEACVFLMQSYNETETVNVGTGEDVTIKELAETIKDIVGFEGELVFDSSKPDGTPRKLLDVSKINHLGWKHKTSLKEGIEKTLQWVEEQHFEMFR; encoded by the coding sequence ATGCTAAAAGATTCTAAAATATTTGTTGCCGGTTCTAACGGTATGGTAGGTTCAGCCATTGTCAGAAATCTGGTTAAAAACGGTTTTAAAAATATTATCACTAGATCGTCTAAAGAACTTGATCTGCGCAATCAGCAAGCTGTTTTATCCTTTTTTGAAATTGAAAAACCGGAATATGTTTTTCTGGCTGCCGCTAAAGTAGGCGGTATACATGCTAATAATACTTATCCTGCAGCTTTTATCTATGACAACATGATGATCCAAAATAATGTGATCCATGCTGCTCATTTAACTCATGTTACTAAACTGCTTTTTTTAGGAAGTTCTTGTATTTATCCAAAATTTGCACCTCAGCCTATTAAGGAAGAATATCTTTTAACCGGAGCATTAGAGCCTACTAATGAAGCGTATGCCATTGCAAAGATTTCCGGTTTGAAAATGTGTGAATTCTATAAAAAACAATACGGCTGTAATTTTATTTCGGCTATGCCAACAAACCTTTACGGTATAAATGACAATTTCAACCTGCAAAACTCACATGTTTTACCGGCATTGCTGAGAAAATTCATTGAGGCCAAACAAAATAACCAACATGAAGTTGTTGTTTGGGGTTCCGGAACTCCGATGCGTGAATTCTTGTTTGTAGATGATTTGGCTGAAGCCTGTGTATTCTTAATGCAGAGCTACAATGAGACCGAGACGGTAAATGTAGGAACCGGTGAAGATGTTACCATTAAAGAATTAGCAGAAACCATTAAAGATATTGTAGGATTTGAAGGCGAATTGGTTTTTGATTCTTCAAAACCTGACGGTACACCAAGAAAACTTTTAGATGTTTCTAAAATAAACCATTTGGGGTGGAAACATAAAACTTCTTTGAAAGAAGGCATTGAGAAAACCTTACAGTGGGTAGAAGAGCAACATTTCGAAATGTTCCGCTAA